One segment of Radiobacillus kanasensis DNA contains the following:
- a CDS encoding YndM family protein: MKHVKALGIKFLVISVVLYSVLGILNQASLGDIFLISVLVTGVAYVLGDLLILKNFGNLMASLADFALSFFAVWLLTAGLIQEEFSISISLFAAFLIACSEAVFHVYMQRKVLDVDEDAGFSNAYLERLSTEFAEENPDSDVIRLNKKKDNED, encoded by the coding sequence ATGAAACACGTTAAAGCATTAGGTATAAAGTTTTTAGTGATATCTGTCGTTCTTTATTCTGTCCTTGGAATCCTCAATCAGGCTTCTCTTGGAGATATTTTTTTAATTAGTGTTTTAGTCACAGGAGTTGCTTACGTTCTTGGAGATTTACTCATTTTGAAAAATTTCGGAAACCTGATGGCTAGTCTGGCAGACTTTGCTCTGAGCTTCTTTGCTGTTTGGCTTTTAACAGCAGGGCTTATTCAAGAAGAATTTTCTATCAGCATTTCCTTATTTGCCGCTTTTCTCATAGCTTGTTCGGAAGCAGTCTTCCATGTGTACATGCAAAGAAAAGTACTCGACGTAGATGAGGATGCAGGGTTTAGTAACGCGTATTTAGAGCGATTAAGTACGGAATTCGCCGAAGAGAATCCCGATTCCGATGTTATTCGATTAAATAAGAAAAAAGACAACGAAGATTAA
- a CDS encoding EAL domain-containing protein, which translates to MQNNLLSPFHISNLYSYMNYVYGKEKRIARDYFKFAELQKVIRSKLLTTYFQPIFDLSTSSIIGYEALNRPPFSKQFPNTESFYDYIGQTNQAFRFDLYCRNTAFERFFDNRQKNPSLDEKLLFINIHPQVLLDSDYRSGETLQLLNKYELSPNQIVFELTEKKAVKDYVLFEKMLSHYREQGFRIAVDDAGSGYNSLKSVVQLKPEFIKLDKSLIHHMDQNADQQKMVSLLLDFANESHTSVIAEGIERVEDLSILQEKGVHYGQGYLLGKPSETLESIS; encoded by the coding sequence ATGCAGAATAATTTACTATCACCATTCCATATAAGCAATCTCTATTCCTACATGAACTATGTATATGGAAAAGAAAAAAGGATTGCACGTGATTACTTTAAATTTGCCGAATTGCAAAAAGTCATACGAAGTAAACTTCTTACTACATATTTTCAACCCATCTTTGATTTGTCTACATCTAGCATTATTGGATACGAGGCTTTGAACCGCCCTCCTTTTTCCAAGCAATTTCCTAACACGGAAAGTTTTTATGATTATATCGGACAGACAAATCAAGCCTTTCGGTTTGATTTATATTGTCGTAATACAGCGTTTGAACGTTTTTTTGACAATAGACAAAAGAACCCTTCACTAGACGAAAAGCTTTTGTTTATTAACATTCACCCACAAGTGCTACTGGACTCAGATTACAGAAGTGGAGAAACGCTCCAACTATTAAATAAATATGAGCTTTCACCAAATCAGATCGTGTTTGAGCTCACAGAGAAAAAAGCGGTGAAAGACTATGTACTTTTCGAAAAGATGCTTTCACACTATCGAGAACAAGGGTTTAGAATAGCTGTTGATGATGCAGGTTCCGGCTATAATAGCTTGAAAAGTGTTGTCCAATTAAAGCCAGAATTCATTAAATTAGATAAATCTCTTATCCATCACATGGACCAAAATGCAGATCAACAGAAAATGGTTAGTCTTCTATTGGATTTCGCTAATGAATCTCATACCTCCGTCATTGCGGAAGGGATAGAGCGCGTGGAAGACTTATCGATCTTACAAGAAAAAGGAGTCCATTATGGGCAAGGCTATTTATTAGGAAAACCGAGTGAAACGTTAGAGAGTATTTCCTAA
- a CDS encoding GGDEF domain-containing protein, whose product MPTWIGEIVETVPVLEKSKSNQFADALFRDVKTCEGIVVLEEKHPIGLITKTNFYQKLGTLYGYNLFMGKQVEVLMNRDILVVDMMTSIVEVSRLAMNRKDEQLYDYVIVTESELYKGVVSIRNLLMKFAEVQAKVATYLNPLTGLPGNHVIDERLKHLSLTNPFSVLYIDLDHFKSYNDVYGFSNGDKVLEQTAHILQEELHDHDHFLGHIGGDDYIAILYKHDFTTLCQRITESFDEKIRDYYNKEDLGKNYVLTENRFGMKDKIPLVSISIAVVSNREQTFSSVEEIVHHATFLKKRCKMMKGSIFLANDETNMIKGSVT is encoded by the coding sequence ATGCCTACTTGGATTGGCGAAATTGTAGAAACAGTACCTGTTTTGGAGAAAAGCAAATCCAATCAGTTTGCGGACGCATTGTTTCGAGATGTGAAAACATGTGAAGGAATTGTCGTATTAGAGGAAAAACATCCAATCGGTCTTATCACAAAAACAAATTTTTATCAGAAGCTTGGTACCTTGTACGGGTACAATTTATTCATGGGAAAACAAGTAGAAGTGTTAATGAATCGCGACATATTAGTAGTAGATATGATGACCTCCATCGTTGAAGTGAGCCGGTTAGCTATGAACCGTAAAGATGAGCAATTATATGACTACGTTATTGTAACAGAAAGCGAACTCTATAAAGGAGTCGTTAGTATTCGGAACCTATTAATGAAATTCGCAGAAGTTCAAGCGAAAGTCGCAACTTATTTGAACCCTCTAACTGGACTTCCAGGAAATCATGTAATTGATGAAAGGTTAAAGCATTTAAGTCTAACGAACCCTTTCAGTGTACTCTACATAGATCTAGATCACTTTAAATCCTATAATGATGTCTATGGCTTCTCGAACGGAGACAAAGTGCTTGAACAGACTGCTCATATTTTACAAGAGGAACTCCACGATCACGATCACTTTCTCGGTCACATCGGTGGGGATGATTATATCGCTATTCTTTACAAGCATGATTTCACCACTCTCTGTCAGAGAATAACCGAAAGCTTTGATGAAAAAATAAGGGATTATTATAATAAGGAAGACTTAGGAAAGAATTATGTTCTAACGGAAAATAGATTTGGGATGAAGGATAAAATTCCACTTGTGTCGATATCGATCGCTGTTGTATCGAATCGTGAACAGACCTTCTCAAGTGTGGAAGAAATTGTTCATCATGCAACTTTTTTGAAGAAGCGTTGTAAAATGATGAAAGGGAGTATCTTTTTGGCCAACGATGAAACTAATATGATAAAAGGGTCCGTTACCTAA
- a CDS encoding acyl-CoA dehydrogenase family protein, which produces MDLFQSFVQNDRQRHLIEKAAKLADVAKTRRDQADEMADFSTDTLQEFKKEQYFSLSLPTSLGGEGLSVYELLLLQERLAVGDGATALSVGWHMGVVMELGEKNDWDPDVFSSFAKEIKEKQKVVNRAASERATGSPTRGGRPETTATKQADGSYLVTGRKTFTTMASVLDFYLVSTYVEEIEAVGWFLIEKDVEGLSVEKTWDTLGMRGTGSHDLVMENVHVPRKHFVEVAGSSRPIPKGWLLHIPACYLGIAIAARNDAIEFAKNFQPNSLNTPISEVAHVQQKIGEMDLKLLAARHFMYAVADKWDKNPELRAKMGSELAAVKITATNAASEVVDLAMKIVGGRGLSKEMPFEKYYRDIRAGLHNPPMEDMVILQLAKQALSEN; this is translated from the coding sequence ATGGATTTATTTCAATCTTTTGTACAGAATGATCGTCAAAGACATTTGATAGAAAAAGCAGCAAAGTTAGCGGATGTGGCTAAAACTAGACGAGATCAAGCTGATGAAATGGCTGACTTCTCGACGGATACCTTACAAGAATTTAAGAAAGAACAGTACTTTTCCTTATCGTTACCAACATCATTAGGAGGAGAAGGATTATCTGTTTATGAATTATTGCTTCTCCAGGAAAGACTGGCTGTCGGGGACGGAGCGACTGCATTGTCCGTAGGTTGGCATATGGGTGTTGTCATGGAACTAGGAGAAAAGAATGACTGGGACCCGGATGTTTTTTCTTCCTTTGCTAAAGAGATTAAAGAAAAACAAAAGGTAGTGAATCGTGCTGCGTCCGAGCGGGCAACTGGAAGCCCTACAAGAGGAGGAAGACCAGAGACGACTGCAACGAAGCAGGCGGATGGTTCTTACCTTGTAACGGGACGAAAAACGTTTACGACAATGGCGAGTGTGTTGGATTTTTACTTAGTTTCGACTTATGTGGAAGAAATAGAGGCGGTTGGTTGGTTTTTAATCGAAAAGGATGTAGAAGGACTAAGCGTAGAAAAAACGTGGGATACACTTGGAATGAGAGGGACTGGAAGTCATGATTTAGTGATGGAAAACGTACACGTTCCAAGGAAGCATTTCGTCGAGGTGGCTGGTTCCTCTAGGCCCATACCAAAAGGTTGGCTCTTGCATATTCCTGCTTGTTACTTAGGAATTGCTATCGCTGCAAGAAATGATGCGATTGAGTTTGCCAAGAACTTTCAACCGAACAGTCTCAACACCCCAATATCTGAAGTCGCGCATGTGCAACAAAAAATTGGGGAAATGGACTTGAAGCTGTTGGCAGCTCGTCACTTTATGTATGCTGTTGCGGATAAGTGGGATAAAAATCCGGAATTAAGAGCAAAAATGGGATCAGAATTAGCTGCTGTAAAAATTACAGCAACTAACGCAGCGAGTGAAGTCGTAGATCTTGCAATGAAAATAGTGGGAGGGCGTGGATTGTCCAAAGAGATGCCTTTCGAAAAGTATTACCGAGATATCCGAGCTGGGTTGCATAACCCACCGATGGAGGATATGGTTATTCTGCAGCTTGCGAAACAAGCGTTGTCGGAGAACTGA
- a CDS encoding YczE/YyaS/YitT family protein, protein MWNKLKEKQVHYFVIGIAILTLGITLCIQSTLGTSPFDALLVGLYRTIGLTVGTWEIIIGFVMILTNAILMKNRPEFLALVTSFVTGVGIDSWLWIFRDWLIPSTLLSQFICLSFGIIFTGIGVATYLQSKLAPIPFDRSMLVVSKLTGWSFVYSRGIINILLVILAFFFHGPIGIGTLLNALVTGVIIKTFFSYMEKLHLHKKAKRSIA, encoded by the coding sequence ATGTGGAATAAACTAAAAGAGAAACAGGTTCATTACTTTGTAATTGGGATTGCTATTCTAACATTAGGTATTACTCTATGTATTCAATCTACGTTAGGCACCTCACCCTTTGATGCTCTATTAGTCGGTCTTTATCGTACGATTGGACTCACGGTTGGAACGTGGGAAATTATAATTGGTTTTGTGATGATTCTTACGAATGCAATATTAATGAAGAATCGGCCTGAGTTTTTAGCACTCGTTACGTCCTTTGTTACTGGAGTTGGCATTGACAGTTGGCTCTGGATTTTTCGAGATTGGCTCATTCCAAGCACCTTATTAAGTCAGTTTATTTGTTTGTCGTTTGGAATTATCTTTACAGGCATAGGTGTTGCTACTTATCTACAATCAAAGCTAGCCCCCATTCCATTTGACCGTTCCATGCTCGTTGTATCCAAATTAACAGGTTGGAGTTTTGTGTACTCTAGAGGGATAATTAATATATTATTGGTAATTTTGGCCTTTTTCTTTCACGGTCCAATCGGAATTGGGACATTGCTAAATGCTTTAGTTACCGGAGTCATCATCAAAACCTTTTTTTCTTACATGGAAAAATTACACCTTCATAAGAAAGCAAAAAGAAGTATTGCTTAA
- a CDS encoding methyl-accepting chemotaxis protein: MKIKIKSLRTKLMLGFGIIVAAIIIMSALTYTGFDLLSKNTTKMNDNTELLIIDEKLAFNMAQRIALTRGYVLFGEQEYLDKFDQYTKESVALETKLLEITDSEKTKELIERSAAWEKAVRSKVFEPYSNGQEEIAKATLKRDIEQEARDIMAGFNELSSNRSKIVQDTGKSNIETGNLVKVVNLLIAAVVVILSILITFITARIITRPIKMVMERMNLIAQGDLSNDPLRTKSVDEVGQLVTATNQMSDNMRELLGEIHNVSESVSGQSEELTQSANEVKEGSNQVASTMQELSSGAETQANTTSDLASSMASFSGKVQQANQGGESVHAASQQVLELTEEGSQLMASSIEQMSKIDRIVQDAVEKVKGLDQQSQEISKLVGVIKDIADQTNLLALNAAIEAARAGEHGKGFAVVADEVRKLAEQVSLSVTDITGIVNSIQTESSVVTDSLQGGYKEVENGANQISTTGQTFENINSAVVEMVNNILEVSENLANIAENSETMNKSIEDIAAISEESAAGIEQTSASVQQTTSSMEEIAANSDQLARLAEDLNHLLRRFKL; the protein is encoded by the coding sequence ATGAAAATAAAAATAAAAAGTTTAAGAACTAAGTTAATGCTTGGGTTTGGAATTATAGTTGCAGCTATTATTATTATGAGTGCTTTAACTTATACTGGATTTGACTTATTAAGTAAAAATACTACGAAAATGAATGATAACACAGAGTTATTAATTATTGATGAAAAACTTGCATTTAACATGGCACAACGTATTGCTCTAACACGAGGTTATGTCTTATTTGGGGAACAGGAGTACTTGGATAAATTTGACCAATATACAAAAGAAAGTGTAGCTCTAGAAACAAAATTACTAGAAATTACGGATTCGGAAAAGACTAAGGAATTAATTGAACGAAGTGCAGCTTGGGAAAAAGCTGTTCGCAGCAAGGTTTTTGAACCGTATAGTAATGGACAGGAAGAAATTGCAAAGGCAACTTTAAAACGTGATATAGAGCAAGAAGCCCGTGACATAATGGCAGGGTTTAATGAGCTATCTTCTAATAGATCGAAAATTGTTCAGGATACTGGAAAAAGCAATATAGAAACAGGAAATCTTGTTAAAGTGGTTAACTTACTGATTGCTGCAGTAGTAGTTATTCTTTCAATCCTTATCACTTTTATCACTGCAAGAATTATCACTCGTCCAATCAAAATGGTTATGGAACGAATGAACTTGATTGCTCAAGGTGACCTTAGCAATGATCCATTAAGAACAAAGTCCGTTGATGAAGTTGGTCAATTAGTAACAGCTACGAATCAAATGAGCGACAATATGCGTGAGCTACTCGGAGAAATTCACAATGTTTCCGAATCTGTATCTGGACAAAGTGAAGAGTTAACGCAATCGGCTAACGAAGTGAAAGAAGGAAGTAATCAAGTAGCGTCTACGATGCAAGAACTTTCCTCTGGTGCAGAAACACAAGCGAATACAACAAGTGACCTTGCATCTTCCATGGCATCATTCTCTGGAAAAGTTCAACAAGCGAATCAAGGCGGAGAGTCTGTCCATGCTGCTTCTCAACAAGTGTTGGAGCTAACGGAAGAAGGATCCCAGTTAATGGCTTCATCCATTGAACAAATGTCTAAAATTGATCGCATTGTTCAAGATGCTGTGGAAAAAGTAAAAGGATTGGATCAACAATCACAAGAGATCTCTAAGCTTGTTGGAGTTATTAAAGATATTGCGGACCAAACGAATCTGCTTGCTCTAAATGCGGCGATTGAAGCAGCAAGGGCCGGAGAACATGGAAAAGGATTTGCCGTAGTAGCAGATGAAGTTCGTAAACTAGCAGAACAAGTTTCCTTATCTGTTACGGATATTACAGGTATCGTTAATAGTATCCAAACAGAATCTAGTGTCGTTACAGATTCACTACAAGGTGGATATAAAGAAGTGGAGAATGGTGCCAATCAAATTAGTACGACTGGACAAACATTTGAAAATATTAACTCTGCTGTAGTGGAAATGGTTAACAATATATTAGAAGTTTCCGAAAACCTTGCAAATATTGCGGAAAACAGTGAAACGATGAATAAGTCGATTGAAGATATTGCGGCTATTTCGGAAGAATCTGCTGCTGGTATTGAACAAACGTCGGCTTCTGTTCAACAAACAACCAGTTCTATGGAAGAAATTGCAGCTAATTCGGATCAACTAGCACGACTTGCAGAAGACTTAAACCATTTATTAAGACGTTTTAAATTATAA